One window of Staphylococcus chromogenes genomic DNA carries:
- the moaC gene encoding cyclic pyranopterin monophosphate synthase MoaC, translated as MSEFTHLNTQGHAKMVDVSNKDVTRRTAIAHSSIQVNDTIYNQIVNNTAKKGNVLNTAQIAGIMAAKNTATIIPMCHPLPLTGIDIEFEWTQQETTFVLQITSKVSTTGKTGVEMEALTAASVTALTIYDMCKAVDKGMIIGETYLIQKTGGKSDFQRNA; from the coding sequence ATGTCTGAATTTACTCATCTTAATACACAAGGCCACGCTAAAATGGTGGATGTTTCAAATAAAGATGTCACGCGTCGTACAGCTATCGCACACTCAAGCATTCAAGTGAATGATACTATCTACAATCAAATTGTGAATAATACCGCTAAAAAAGGAAATGTTCTAAATACAGCACAAATCGCTGGCATTATGGCTGCCAAAAATACAGCCACGATTATTCCTATGTGTCATCCATTACCTTTGACAGGGATTGATATCGAGTTTGAATGGACACAACAAGAAACTACTTTTGTGCTTCAAATTACAAGTAAGGTGTCCACGACAGGTAAAACAGGAGTAGAAATGGAAGCCTTAACGGCAGCTTCAGTGACTGCTCTCACGATTTATGATATGTGTAAAGCAGTTGATAAAGGCATGATTATCGGAGAAACTTATTTAATTCAAAAAACAGGCGGTAAATCTGATTTTCAACGTAATGCTTAA
- the glp gene encoding gephyrin-like molybdotransferase Glp gives MTLKKRQPIPVSEAISRCLKQNIRMTKTKVDLYEAEGYILAEDIVATYDIPRFDKSPYDGFAIRSQDSEGASGDNRIAFKVIDHIGAGSVSAETLKEGEAVRIMTGAEMPKGADAVVMLEQTVQTEEGFTLRKPFSHHENVSLKGEETQTGDVVLSEGQRLNAGGIAVLATFGYRQVPVYQKPTVAIIATGSELLDVEDELEPGKIRNSNGPMIHALLRQEGIVAEIYKIQKDDFESSLEVVKTAAESHDIVITTGGVSVGDFDYLPDIYRALNAEVLFNKVMMRPGSVTTVAVTDNTFLFGLSGNPSACFTGFELFVKPTMYRMMGAHRYYPMLIQATLMEDFKKANPFTRFVRATASFDGRAATVKPSGFNKSGAVVAIAHSNAIMVLPSGTRGYSTGHQVDVLLTNSEYYQQDFYL, from the coding sequence ATGACATTGAAAAAAAGACAACCTATCCCGGTAAGTGAGGCAATCTCTCGATGTTTGAAACAAAATATACGAATGACGAAAACGAAGGTCGACTTATACGAAGCGGAAGGATATATTCTTGCTGAAGATATCGTTGCGACTTATGATATTCCTAGGTTTGACAAGTCGCCATATGATGGATTTGCGATACGTAGTCAGGATAGCGAAGGGGCAAGTGGTGACAACCGTATCGCTTTTAAGGTTATTGATCATATTGGGGCAGGGAGCGTTTCAGCTGAAACATTAAAAGAAGGTGAAGCGGTTCGTATTATGACAGGTGCAGAAATGCCTAAGGGCGCAGATGCTGTAGTCATGTTAGAACAAACGGTTCAAACCGAAGAAGGCTTCACGTTACGTAAACCTTTTTCTCACCATGAAAATGTCTCATTAAAAGGTGAAGAAACACAAACAGGCGATGTGGTCCTTTCTGAAGGACAACGCTTGAACGCAGGGGGCATCGCAGTATTGGCCACTTTTGGTTATCGACAAGTCCCAGTGTACCAAAAACCGACTGTGGCGATTATTGCGACAGGGAGTGAGTTACTAGATGTTGAAGATGAGCTTGAACCAGGAAAAATCCGAAACTCTAATGGACCAATGATTCACGCGCTTCTTCGACAAGAAGGTATTGTAGCTGAAATATATAAAATTCAAAAAGATGATTTTGAAAGTAGTTTAGAAGTTGTAAAAACAGCTGCAGAAAGTCATGATATTGTGATTACGACAGGTGGCGTGTCTGTCGGTGACTTTGATTATCTTCCAGACATTTATCGTGCCTTAAATGCAGAAGTTTTATTTAATAAAGTGATGATGCGTCCGGGAAGTGTAACGACTGTTGCCGTGACCGATAATACATTTTTATTTGGATTATCAGGCAATCCTTCTGCGTGTTTTACGGGTTTTGAACTGTTTGTCAAACCCACGATGTATCGCATGATGGGTGCCCATCGATATTATCCAATGCTCATTCAAGCGACATTGATGGAAGACTTTAAAAAAGCCAATCCATTTACACGTTTTGTACGTGCGACCGCTTCATTTGACGGTCGAGCAGCAACAGTAAAACCTTCTGGATTTAATAAGTCAGGCGCTGTTGTCGCCATTGCACATAGTAATGCAATTATGGTCTTGCCAAGCGGTACACGTGGCTATAGCACAGGTCATCAAGTGGACGTTTTACTAACGAATTCGGAATATTACCAACAGGATTTTTATTTATGA
- the mobB gene encoding molybdopterin-guanine dinucleotide biosynthesis protein B: MILQIVGFKNSGKTTIVAHAVQFFKSKGYPVVTIKHHGHMGEEITLPDASVDHMKHFLAGAEQSIVQGHQFIETIQKNEGITLETLINDCVTIENSIILVEGYKHAHYDKLILYRDDNELAELNQLSGVKYRLQRHESEIDFEQVDHMLMTWLSELEDG, translated from the coding sequence ATGATTTTGCAAATCGTTGGCTTTAAAAACAGTGGAAAAACGACAATTGTGGCACATGCAGTTCAATTTTTTAAATCAAAGGGCTATCCTGTTGTCACGATAAAGCATCATGGACACATGGGTGAAGAAATTACGCTACCGGATGCTTCAGTAGACCATATGAAACATTTTCTAGCGGGTGCTGAACAAAGTATTGTACAAGGGCATCAATTTATTGAGACAATACAAAAAAATGAGGGAATCACCTTAGAGACTTTAATTAATGACTGTGTTACCATTGAAAACAGTATTATTTTAGTTGAAGGATATAAACATGCGCACTATGATAAATTGATTTTATATCGAGATGACAATGAACTCGCTGAACTCAATCAATTGTCTGGTGTTAAATATAGATTACAACGTCATGAAAGTGAGATTGATTTTGAACAAGTTGATCACATGTTAATGACTTGGTTGTCAGAACTAGAGGATGGTTAA
- a CDS encoding molybdenum cofactor biosynthesis protein MoaE, translating to MKQFEVTTEPIVPEIYREWTLNEKQGAVVVFTGHVREWTKGIRTEYLEYEAYVPMAEKKLAQIGDEISEKWPGTVTAIAHRIGALDIKDIAVVISVSSPHRKDAYRANEYAIERIKEIVPIWKKEIWEDGAEWQGHQRGYHEDAVKGDLS from the coding sequence TTGAAACAATTTGAAGTGACAACAGAACCGATTGTCCCTGAAATTTATCGTGAATGGACACTCAATGAAAAGCAAGGGGCAGTGGTTGTGTTTACAGGGCACGTAAGGGAATGGACGAAAGGCATTCGTACGGAATACTTAGAATATGAAGCATATGTACCTATGGCTGAAAAAAAACTTGCGCAAATTGGTGATGAAATTAGTGAAAAATGGCCCGGTACTGTGACGGCGATTGCACATAGAATTGGGGCATTAGATATTAAAGATATCGCAGTTGTGATTAGTGTCTCATCACCGCATCGTAAAGACGCTTATCGTGCAAATGAATATGCGATTGAACGCATTAAAGAGATTGTTCCCATTTGGAAAAAAGAGATTTGGGAAGATGGTGCCGAATGGCAAGGACATCAACGAGGGTATCATGAAGATGCAGTGAAAGGGGACCTATCATGA
- the moaD gene encoding molybdopterin converting factor subunit 1 — MRILYFAEMKELLDRSEDHFHFDYEISVEALKTHLYQTYPIIQGKKFQVAVNEEFVQNDEMVKPNDIVALIPPVSGG, encoded by the coding sequence ATGAGAATATTATACTTTGCTGAAATGAAAGAGTTGTTAGATCGTTCTGAAGACCATTTTCATTTTGACTATGAAATTTCTGTCGAAGCATTAAAAACGCATCTATATCAAACTTATCCCATCATTCAAGGCAAAAAATTTCAAGTCGCTGTAAATGAAGAATTCGTGCAAAATGATGAAATGGTTAAACCGAATGATATTGTTGCACTTATTCCCCCGGTAAGCGGAGGTTAA
- the mobA gene encoding molybdenum cofactor guanylyltransferase MobA: MKAIILAGGASSRFGAPKAFAEIHEEYFFEKIYHTLESTNMFSEIIISTNEVLASEFDGYHVVIDDAKHKSKGPLSGLYSVMKETEGDFYFVISVDTPMVTDKAISELYQFLIANLIEEQLLVAGFQSDERPIPTIAFYHKNILPSIETALNSNDFSMRHVYQSVSNMWLDVNKVASPDYWYKNINYKEDLSALEKELNQSY, encoded by the coding sequence ATGAAAGCAATCATATTAGCAGGTGGCGCATCTTCACGATTTGGTGCACCTAAGGCATTTGCCGAGATACATGAAGAGTATTTTTTTGAAAAAATTTATCATACCCTTGAATCAACGAATATGTTTAGCGAAATTATCATAAGTACTAATGAAGTATTGGCGTCCGAATTTGACGGATACCATGTAGTCATTGATGATGCCAAGCATAAAAGTAAGGGACCACTAAGTGGATTATACAGTGTCATGAAAGAAACAGAAGGAGATTTTTATTTTGTTATTTCTGTTGATACGCCGATGGTGACAGATAAAGCAATTAGCGAGTTATATCAGTTTTTAATTGCGAATTTAATTGAAGAACAATTATTAGTAGCCGGATTTCAGAGTGATGAGAGACCGATACCTACAATTGCTTTTTACCATAAAAATATATTACCGTCTATTGAAACAGCGCTAAATAGCAATGATTTCAGTATGCGGCATGTGTATCAATCTGTTTCTAATATGTGGTTAGATGTCAATAAAGTGGCATCGCCCGACTACTGGTACAAAAACATAAATTACAAAGAAGATTTAAGCGCATTAGAGAAAGAATTGAATCAATCCTATTGA
- the moaA gene encoding GTP 3',8-cyclase MoaA, which yields MTEQILDKLGRPIRDLRISVTDRCNFRCDYCMPKEIFGDDYVFLPKDQLLTFEEITRITRIYAKLGVKKVRITGGEPLLRRDLDQLIAQIVEIEGIDDIGLTTNGLLLKKHGQKLYDAGLRRINVSLDAIEDNVFQSINNRNIKASTVLEQIDYAVKIGLQVKVNVVVQKGINDDQIIPMIDYFKERDVTIRFIEFMDVGNDNGWDFSKVVTKDEMLSKIQSHFYIEAVEPKYYGEVAKYYRHKGAKSKFGLITSVSDSFCSTCTRARLSSDGKFYGCLFSSVDGYDIRGLLRSGHSDEEIEAQVKTLWQVRDDRYSDERTQQTVENRRKKKINMNYIGG from the coding sequence ATGACTGAGCAAATTTTAGATAAATTAGGACGCCCGATTCGTGATTTGCGCATTTCCGTGACGGACAGATGTAATTTTAGATGTGATTATTGTATGCCGAAAGAAATCTTTGGAGATGATTACGTCTTTTTACCGAAAGATCAATTGCTAACATTTGAAGAAATCACCCGTATTACCCGTATTTATGCTAAGCTCGGGGTGAAAAAAGTCCGCATCACAGGGGGAGAACCTTTATTGCGTCGCGATTTAGATCAATTGATTGCGCAAATTGTTGAAATAGAAGGCATTGATGATATCGGGTTAACTACGAATGGGTTATTGCTCAAAAAACATGGACAAAAATTGTATGATGCCGGGCTACGACGTATTAATGTCAGTCTAGACGCAATTGAAGACAATGTTTTTCAATCTATTAACAATCGTAATATTAAAGCTTCCACAGTTTTGGAACAAATTGATTATGCAGTGAAAATCGGTCTTCAAGTGAAGGTGAACGTTGTCGTTCAAAAAGGGATTAATGATGATCAAATTATCCCTATGATTGATTATTTTAAAGAGCGGGACGTGACGATACGTTTTATTGAGTTTATGGATGTAGGTAACGATAACGGTTGGGACTTTTCAAAAGTCGTTACAAAAGATGAAATGCTCAGCAAAATTCAGTCTCATTTTTACATTGAAGCAGTGGAACCTAAATATTATGGTGAAGTGGCGAAATATTACCGTCATAAAGGAGCAAAATCTAAATTTGGTTTGATTACAAGTGTATCTGACTCATTTTGTTCAACATGTACACGTGCACGTCTATCATCGGACGGTAAATTTTATGGTTGCTTGTTTAGTTCAGTGGATGGTTATGACATCCGTGGATTACTAAGAAGCGGTCATTCAGATGAAGAAATTGAAGCGCAAGTGAAAACACTTTGGCAAGTTAGAGATGATCGGTATTCAGACGAGCGTACACAACAGACGGTAGAAAATAGACGCAAAAAGAAAATCAATATGAATTATATCGGTGGATAG
- a CDS encoding endonuclease/exonuclease/phosphatase family protein — protein sequence MKKFLVSCLSISLISSTVMMHPIDAKTETPRLQIHDIQGNTYQSKYANQHVDAVQGIVTYQYKINGQHYFHLQTPDRNADNDPKTSEGIIVYTGKEAPQVKVGDAIEVSGLVSEYAIEGYPDKQKTDQPITEIDARPEKQGKIIVKASHQSLPKPIKINRIPSKISSTDGRFNPKTNALDYWESLEGMRVQVDDVRSVGPQEHGDLFTVQNNVKPETKNGGILLKENDANGQRIPFKLYDAQQQGRNFDVATGDHFKGPLIGYVNYGYQNYKINIDYETMKKAHSKGTAQPKGTQFTSSKDKLTMASYNLENFSNNAYTTTNDKAEKLANGIVSHMKSPDIIGVTEVQDNDGSGKGGPAANESYERLIKTIQATGGPKYEYKSIDPEMNKDGGQPNANIRVGFLYRPDRVSFNNEIKAGDANTAVDYKDGKLTRNPGRIDPHNPAFTNSRKPLAAQFTFKGQSIIAIVNHWNSKNGDDALFGRQQPVERRSEAQRVEMAKAVGEFVKQVYRENPKANIISVGDYNDFQWSQPLKTFENYGMTNLVNRVPLKLRYSYNYQGNAQTLDHVFVSKNLASRAKLDMIHVNSDFTEMSGRASDHDPLLTQIDFSK from the coding sequence ATGAAAAAATTTTTAGTTTCATGCTTATCTATAAGTTTGATAAGTTCAACAGTCATGATGCATCCTATTGATGCTAAAACCGAAACACCGCGCTTACAAATCCACGATATTCAAGGTAATACATATCAGTCTAAATACGCCAACCAACACGTTGATGCTGTCCAAGGTATTGTCACTTATCAATATAAAATTAATGGCCAACATTATTTTCACTTACAAACCCCTGACCGTAATGCTGATAATGATCCTAAAACTTCTGAAGGGATTATCGTCTATACTGGTAAAGAAGCCCCTCAAGTTAAAGTTGGCGATGCGATTGAAGTTTCAGGTTTAGTCTCTGAATATGCCATCGAAGGGTACCCAGATAAACAAAAAACCGATCAACCGATTACCGAAATTGATGCGCGTCCTGAAAAACAAGGAAAAATTATAGTTAAAGCCTCTCACCAATCTCTTCCGAAACCAATAAAAATCAATCGTATCCCCTCTAAAATCTCTTCTACAGATGGACGTTTTAATCCAAAAACCAATGCCTTAGATTATTGGGAATCATTAGAAGGGATGCGTGTACAAGTTGACGACGTCAGAAGTGTAGGCCCCCAAGAACATGGCGATTTGTTTACTGTTCAAAATAACGTAAAACCTGAAACAAAAAACGGTGGAATTTTATTAAAAGAAAACGATGCGAATGGGCAACGCATTCCTTTTAAGCTTTATGATGCACAACAACAAGGACGTAATTTTGATGTTGCGACAGGAGATCATTTTAAAGGTCCTCTCATTGGATATGTCAATTATGGTTATCAAAACTATAAAATCAACATTGATTACGAAACGATGAAAAAGGCCCACTCAAAAGGGACAGCTCAACCTAAAGGGACGCAGTTTACGTCTTCTAAAGATAAACTTACAATGGCCTCCTATAATCTCGAAAACTTTTCAAATAATGCTTATACGACAACCAATGACAAAGCTGAAAAATTAGCCAATGGCATCGTTAGCCATATGAAAAGCCCAGATATTATCGGCGTCACTGAAGTTCAAGATAATGATGGTTCTGGTAAAGGCGGACCTGCAGCCAATGAATCGTATGAACGCCTTATTAAAACCATTCAAGCAACGGGCGGACCTAAATATGAATATAAAAGCATCGATCCAGAAATGAATAAAGACGGAGGACAACCGAATGCCAATATTCGTGTCGGCTTTTTATATCGTCCGGATCGTGTCTCATTTAATAATGAAATAAAAGCGGGAGACGCAAATACCGCTGTTGATTACAAAGACGGTAAATTGACGCGAAATCCAGGCAGAATAGATCCTCACAATCCAGCATTTACCAATTCAAGAAAACCACTTGCTGCACAATTCACGTTTAAAGGCCAATCGATTATTGCCATTGTGAACCATTGGAATTCAAAAAATGGGGATGATGCGCTTTTTGGCCGTCAACAACCTGTTGAACGACGAAGCGAAGCACAACGAGTTGAAATGGCAAAAGCAGTCGGTGAATTTGTGAAACAAGTATATAGAGAGAACCCTAAAGCTAATATTATTTCTGTAGGGGATTATAATGATTTCCAATGGTCTCAACCTTTAAAAACATTTGAAAATTACGGCATGACCAATCTTGTTAATCGTGTGCCTTTAAAATTGCGCTATTCTTATAATTATCAAGGTAATGCACAAACGTTAGATCATGTTTTTGTCTCAAAAAACCTCGCTTCTCGTGCGAAGTTAGATATGATTCACGTCAATAGTGATTTCACTGAAATGTCTGGTCGTGCAAGTGATCATGACCCATTACTAACACAAATAGATTTTTCTAAATAA
- a CDS encoding MarR family winged helix-turn-helix transcriptional regulator produces MEPSLLFDRFTKLYRPYIKMVQPLMTEYDLHPAQWLVMKDIAVNVDTTLVQISKRRSIEKPTTRKILKALESRGWIMARTGVDRREKLLQLSPQGQEVYQQLKSKIEATQQFHINNLGLTEEEYQRIVSILDELYDAMITYIDQQHA; encoded by the coding sequence ATGGAACCATCATTATTATTTGACAGATTTACTAAACTGTATCGACCTTATATCAAAATGGTACAACCTTTAATGACAGAATATGACCTGCATCCAGCGCAGTGGTTGGTGATGAAAGATATCGCCGTAAATGTCGATACGACGCTTGTTCAAATATCAAAACGTCGTTCCATCGAAAAACCAACCACACGGAAAATTTTAAAAGCCTTAGAATCTCGTGGATGGATTATGGCACGTACAGGCGTCGATCGCCGAGAAAAACTATTACAACTTTCTCCTCAAGGTCAAGAAGTCTATCAACAACTCAAATCCAAAATAGAAGCCACACAACAATTTCATATTAATAATTTAGGTTTAACAGAAGAAGAATATCAACGTATCGTTTCAATTTTAGATGAACTCTATGATGCGATGATTACTTATATTGATCAACAGCACGCCTAA
- a CDS encoding VOC family protein: MVDIEFDHIIHYIKGLNHFEFPGEYLTIQKGGQHEKLGTFNRLVHIDLKYIELIDIFDKGKIKHQSKTHEGKYSFATSIMANGYKQGFKKICFRTHDIHKLKSQFKERGLETIGPVKMTRYNKKGNLIEWQLLYVNDHEYDMMMPFFIQWNKDDETRQADLESSFQRHLDIDMVEFKTHQRHTMVDQWKKWFDMQVIEESDKYTLLYSPAQKVKFKITEGREDIIDTLHLVDQTIDAPILIRTRGANYQFIPPYE; the protein is encoded by the coding sequence GTGGTAGATATAGAATTTGATCATATCATTCATTATATAAAGGGATTAAACCATTTTGAGTTTCCTGGAGAATATTTAACAATTCAAAAAGGGGGACAACACGAAAAACTAGGAACATTTAACCGACTCGTACATATTGACTTGAAGTATATCGAATTAATAGATATTTTTGATAAAGGAAAAATAAAGCACCAATCTAAAACTCATGAAGGTAAATACTCGTTTGCGACATCAATTATGGCCAATGGCTATAAACAAGGATTTAAGAAGATATGTTTTCGCACGCACGACATTCATAAGTTAAAGTCGCAATTTAAAGAAAGAGGATTGGAAACCATAGGCCCAGTTAAAATGACACGTTATAACAAAAAGGGGAACTTAATTGAGTGGCAATTGCTCTATGTCAATGACCACGAATATGATATGATGATGCCTTTTTTCATTCAATGGAATAAAGACGATGAGACAAGGCAGGCGGATTTAGAAAGTTCATTTCAACGGCACCTTGACATTGATATGGTAGAGTTTAAAACACATCAACGTCACACAATGGTGGATCAATGGAAAAAATGGTTTGATATGCAAGTGATTGAAGAAAGTGATAAATATACGCTTTTATATAGTCCAGCACAAAAAGTAAAGTTTAAAATAACTGAAGGTCGCGAAGATATCATCGACACCTTACACTTGGTCGATCAAACAATAGATGCGCCTATATTAATTAGAACACGTGGCGCAAACTATCAATTTATCCCTCCTTATGAATAA
- a CDS encoding lipid II:glycine glycyltransferase FemX, whose product MKLMNITDQEHDAFVKEHPNGDLLQLTKWGETKKLTGWYAKRIAVGENGEIKGVAQLLFKKIPRTPFTLCYASRGFVVDYTNKLAVKVLLAEAIKIAKQEKSYTIKIDPDVEVDEDSSVVDELKALGFRHKGFKQGLSKDYIQPRMTMITPLDQTDEELIKSFDNRNRSKVRLALKRGTKVERKGREDLKIFAQLMKETGERDGFLTRDVSYFETIYDALHEDGDAELILVKLEPKPVLKELRQERQSLDQEEARLKAKKQDKKTLNKINDVKNKQNKTDSLIQDLEQLEKTHPEGRYLSGALLMFCGHKSYYLYGASSNDYRDFLPNHHMQFKMMQYAREKGAKTYDFGGTDNQPDKNSSHYGLWTFKKAWGTYLSEKIGEFDFVLNPIVYKAVEQFKPQLTQLKIKIVRKIKNS is encoded by the coding sequence ATGAAATTAATGAATATTACGGATCAAGAACATGATGCGTTTGTAAAAGAGCATCCTAATGGTGATTTACTCCAACTTACAAAGTGGGGTGAAACCAAAAAATTAACAGGTTGGTACGCCAAACGCATTGCAGTTGGTGAAAACGGAGAAATCAAGGGTGTCGCACAATTATTATTTAAAAAAATCCCTCGCACGCCTTTTACTTTATGCTATGCTTCTCGTGGATTCGTCGTGGATTACACAAATAAACTAGCAGTTAAAGTATTGCTTGCTGAGGCGATTAAAATCGCCAAGCAAGAGAAATCTTATACTATAAAAATAGATCCTGATGTTGAAGTCGATGAAGATTCATCAGTGGTCGATGAATTAAAAGCTTTAGGATTTAGACATAAAGGTTTTAAACAAGGTTTATCAAAAGATTATATTCAACCCCGTATGACGATGATTACACCTTTAGATCAAACCGACGAAGAATTGATTAAAAGCTTTGATAACCGTAACCGATCAAAAGTACGTTTAGCATTAAAAAGGGGTACAAAAGTTGAACGTAAAGGTCGCGAGGACTTAAAGATATTTGCACAACTTATGAAAGAAACGGGAGAACGAGACGGTTTCCTAACAAGAGATGTGTCTTACTTTGAGACGATTTACGATGCACTACATGAAGATGGAGATGCAGAACTCATTCTTGTTAAGTTAGAGCCTAAACCTGTCCTAAAGGAATTGCGTCAAGAACGTCAGTCTTTAGATCAAGAAGAAGCAAGACTTAAAGCGAAAAAGCAAGACAAGAAAACGTTAAACAAAATCAACGATGTCAAAAATAAACAAAATAAAACAGACAGTTTGATTCAAGATTTAGAACAACTAGAAAAAACACATCCAGAGGGCCGTTATCTATCAGGGGCGCTCCTTATGTTCTGTGGTCATAAATCCTATTATTTATATGGGGCTTCTTCAAATGATTATCGTGACTTCTTACCCAACCATCATATGCAATTTAAAATGATGCAATACGCACGAGAAAAGGGAGCAAAAACGTATGACTTCGGTGGAACAGACAATCAGCCCGATAAAAATTCAAGCCATTATGGCTTATGGACGTTTAAAAAAGCATGGGGCACTTATTTAAGTGAAAAAATAGGTGAATTTGATTTTGTCCTTAATCCGATTGTCTATAAAGCTGTAGAACAATTCAAACCTCAATTGACACAATTGAAGATTAAAATCGTACGTAAAATAAAAAACTCTTAA